In a single window of the Dehalococcoidia bacterium genome:
- a CDS encoding NAD(P)/FAD-dependent oxidoreductase → MKQIKCDVAVIGSGVGGTTVAALLAKAGYNVRVVEKLPFVGGRCATLDHHGFKINTGAAMIGDEIHGALCREVGAELELRAPKTAFVFRINGKDHPAPLNKGLWKNLIGQAARDEAEAEMVYKAFGKAVSWCEPSYSMTLDDWARQYTDNPSILRLFQFFTTAIGVNSYEMAAGEFFRSITEGAVMTWASPPLGCGEFSDAMVTAIKGMGGDVWTRCPAMQVKVKGGAATGVVVQKDGEAIEITAPVVISNAPPWRTAQMVGKEHLSPGYLKDVDRIMGAPMICFHLTTDKQLPMLEGTACLSLDVKSRRLYNMIDYTPICPEMAPKGKHIIEAITVPTSVYPPYDVKKEVAMTIADLRNAIPDFDNQVQILRINFARGDWGVTGNVPGRGTLPIKTPVYGLYSVGDRSAPAGWWCSLAAIKSGRMVAADVMKRFKPK, encoded by the coding sequence ATGAAGCAGATCAAATGCGATGTTGCGGTTATCGGAAGTGGAGTTGGCGGCACCACGGTAGCAGCTTTGCTGGCCAAGGCCGGCTACAATGTTCGGGTCGTTGAAAAGCTGCCGTTTGTGGGTGGCCGATGCGCCACATTGGACCATCATGGTTTCAAGATCAACACCGGAGCGGCCATGATTGGCGATGAAATTCACGGCGCGCTGTGTCGGGAAGTGGGCGCCGAGTTGGAGCTTCGCGCTCCCAAAACTGCATTTGTCTTCCGCATCAACGGGAAGGATCATCCCGCCCCGCTGAACAAGGGACTCTGGAAGAACCTCATTGGTCAGGCCGCCCGGGACGAGGCGGAGGCGGAGATGGTATATAAAGCCTTCGGGAAAGCCGTCTCCTGGTGTGAGCCCTCCTACTCCATGACTCTGGATGACTGGGCCCGGCAATATACGGATAATCCCAGCATATTGAGGCTTTTTCAGTTTTTCACTACTGCCATCGGTGTCAACAGTTATGAAATGGCTGCCGGAGAGTTTTTCCGCAGCATCACGGAGGGGGCCGTCATGACCTGGGCCTCCCCTCCGCTGGGATGCGGCGAGTTTTCCGACGCCATGGTTACGGCCATCAAAGGGATGGGAGGGGACGTGTGGACCCGTTGCCCGGCGATGCAGGTGAAGGTCAAAGGCGGGGCGGCCACCGGAGTGGTGGTGCAAAAAGACGGCGAGGCAATCGAAATAACAGCGCCGGTGGTCATCAGCAATGCGCCGCCGTGGAGGACCGCGCAAATGGTGGGGAAAGAGCATCTCAGTCCCGGCTATCTGAAGGACGTGGATCGGATCATGGGCGCGCCGATGATCTGTTTTCACTTAACGACCGATAAGCAACTTCCGATGCTGGAGGGCACGGCTTGTTTGAGCCTGGATGTGAAATCCCGCAGGCTGTACAACATGATCGATTACACCCCCATCTGTCCGGAGATGGCACCCAAAGGCAAACACATCATTGAAGCGATCACCGTGCCCACCTCCGTCTATCCGCCCTACGATGTCAAGAAAGAGGTGGCCATGACCATTGCGGACTTGAGGAATGCCATCCCTGATTTCGATAACCAGGTGCAGATTCTGAGGATAAACTTCGCCCGGGGAGACTGGGGAGTGACCGGAAACGTTCCGGGAAGGGGTACCCTGCCCATTAAGACACCGGTCTATGGTTTGTACTCGGTGGGAGACAGGTCGGCTCCCGCGGGCTGGTGGTGCTCGCTGGCAGCCATCAAGAGCGGACGCATGGTGGCGGCCGATGTCATGAAACGATTCAAGCCGAAATGA